GCTGCATGGACACACGGCGCTGTTCGGGGTGTACGGGATGCTGGGGATCGCGCTGATGCTCTTCTCGCTGCGGATGATGCAGCCGGAGGCGAGGTGGAAGACGAGGCCGCTGGCGTGGGCGTTCTGGAGCATCAACGCGGGGCTGGTGTTGATGGTGGTGCTGTCGCTGCTGCCGATCGGGGTGTTGCAGACGAAGGCGGCCATCGAGCAGGGGACGTGGTGGGCGCGAAGCGCGGAGTTCCTGCAGACGCCGCTGATGGACACGCTGAGGTGGCTGAGGGTGCCGGGGGACGTGCTCTTCGCGGTGGGGGCGCTGCTGCTGGCGTGGTTCATCGTGGGGCTGAAGACGGGCTGGTCGCTGGAGCGAGCGGAAGCGCCGCGCCCCCAATCGGAGCCCGAGCGTCTCGGAGCTGCGGCCCCGGCACACGCCATCCTCCGCCGTCGCTAAGTCCCCTCTTCTTCACCACCATCATCCCCTCTCCCAGAGGGAGAGGGTCTAACTCGATTTATGCCCCCTCTCCCTCTGGGAGAGGGCTGGGGTGAGGGTCTACACCCCGTTCACCCGCCCGTTTACCCGCCTCGAGGCGTGCCGCACTCGGCACAAAACCGGGCCTTGGCAGCCAGCTCCGTACCGCACTGGGTGCAATGAACGGCCTTGGCGACCAGGGGCTTGCCGCACTCGGCGCAGAACTTCCCGCCCTTGGTACGAGCCCGGCAGTGGGGACACGCCACCACGGCCTGCTGGGCCTTCATGTCCAGGCCCTCCACCTGGTCCACCTTGCGAGCCTTGTCCCAGGCCTGCTCCACGGAGACCCGGGCCTGGATATGCGCGGCCTCTTCCTCCATGTTGGGCGCGCACGCCTCACACAACCCGCGGGACTCGTTCCAACAGGCCTCGGGGCAGACCCACTTGCCACAGCGGGTGCAGTGCTGGAAGTGCGTCTTGGCCTCGGTGACGGCCTCGGAGAAGGCATCATCCCAGGCGCTGCCGCGTAACGCATCCTTCACATGGTCGCCCGCGTAGGCGGCGCGAGACACGGCGCCGCCGAAGATGGAGCCGGCGGCGCGCAGGAAGCTGGCGGCCAGACCCACCTTGTTGGTGATGAAGGTGGACATGTGCCCGTTGCCGCACTTGTCGCAGTGGAACTCGAACTGGAAACCGCTGTCGTTCGAGCGGTCGGTGTAATTCCGGGTGAACTGGATCATCGCCATGGGCGTGGGCCTCCTCCTCGGACAACTCGGCGTCCCGTACGCTAGCACCGTCGGTGGGGGGTTGCCCTCGGAGAGCGGAAGGAGCTACCACCCGGCCCCGCGGTTCCATACCCGGAAGAGGGGGAAGTGCATGAACAAGAAGGTCCTGGTGGGAGTGGGCATCGGCTGTGGCTCGCTGGTGCTGCTGGCGGTCATCGGCGTGGGAGTGGGGGCGTGGTGGCTGAAGCGGCAGGTGGGCGACTCCATGTCGTCGATGATGGCGGCGGGGCAGAAGATGCAGGCGATGGGGCAGGAGCTGGCGCAGCTCGAGCGGCAACATCCCTTCACGGCGCCGGCCGAGGGTGAGGTGCTGGCGCTCTCGGAGGCGCGCGTGCTCGACTACCTCGGGGTGCGCGAGGCGGTGTTGCCGGCGTTCGCCGAGTTCGAGAAGCAGTCCCAGGGCTTCCAGGAGGAGCACCAGGACTCGAAGCAGGCGGACTTTGGCGCGGCGATGAAGGCCACCGAGATGATGACCGAGCAGCTCACCCGGGTGCACGGCTCCTACATCGAGGGCCTGAAGAAGCACCGCATGTCGCCGAGCGAGTACCACGCCATCACCCAGACGCTCTACGCCTCGACGCTGGAGGGCATCACGGAGCAGGAGCAGGAGGAGGCGGCGGCGGTCCGCGAGGAGGCACTCCAGCAGGTGCGCGAGCAGCTGAAGGACGGCACGCTCGACGCCGAGCAACGGGCCGCGCTGGAGGAGGAGGAGCGGCAGCTCGAGTCCATGGGAGAGGAGGCCGCCCAGGCCCCTGCCCTCTCCGAGAGCGCGAAGGTGGCGGTCGCCACCAACCTGAATCTGCTGGAGAAGCACCGGGAGCGCATCGAGCGGGCCGGCAACCCCGGCATGGACTCGGTGCTCCTGGGCACGCTCGCCGAGGCCGGGACTCCGGCGGGCGCGGCCCAGGACACGCCCTGACGGGGGACTACTTCGTCCAGACGGCGTAGTTGGTGCCGGAGGTGGCCAGCGTCCAACCGGTGCCCGGAGACCAGTCCCCGGGGCCGATCTTCATGGCCACGCTGCCGCTGTTGCCGGTGATGATGGCGGCGTACTTGCTGGTGTCCGCGACCTGGATGCTCACCGCCGAGGTGGAGGTGATGCCCTTGGACTTGCGGATGGACATCAGCTTCTTGATCTGCGCGGAGTTGCCCCAGTCATAGAAGTGCACCCAGTAGACACAGGGGATGCCCGGGTGGGTGAGGATGTAGGCGTAGCCCTGCATCACCTTGTCGCTGGGGAAGGGCCAGTGGTTCTGACCGCTGCTGGGGTAGCTCGGGCCGGTGTCGTGGTTGTCGATGAAGGTCACCGACTTGGCCGCCCACCAGCCGATGGCGCCCGAGGGCTTGCCGGCGCTGTCCTTGAGCCGCCAGAACTCGTTGTACTGCACGGCCTGCTGGAGGATGCCCTTGGTGGTGAAGTCGAACACCGCCGATTTGCCACCCGTGGCGTCGATCCAGTTCATCAGCAGCTGCCGGTGGGCGTCGGGGTTGCCGAGGTTCAGGTCCGTCCACAGCTCGCCCACGGAGAAGTAGGGCACGGTGGCGGAGTTGTAGGCGCCCACGTAGGAGCCGGCGTAGCCCTTCACGTAGTCATAGCGCCAGCCGTCATAGCCGATGCTGGACTTGAGCCAGTTCATCCAGCCCTTGAGGTCGCTCTGGACGGTGGCGTGGGTGTGGTCCAGGTCGCGCGCGGCGCTGTAGCCGTCACCGGTGTCGGTGTTGCCGGTGGCGCCCGTCCACTCGTCCCCGCGCGTCACCGACCAGGAGCCCCAGGTGGGGTTGGTGAAGTCCGCCCAGTTGGTGGTGCCCACGCGGTGGTTGATGACGATGTCCGCGATGGCCTTCACGCCGTAGGTGTGCAGCGCGCCGATGGCCGACTTGAGCTGCGCCTCGGTGCCGTACTTGCTGTTCTGCACGTAGAGCTGCCGCGGCAGGTAGCCCTCGTTGGAGGCCGCGTCACTGGAGGGCGGCAGCCACACCATGGTGAAGCCGCTCGCGCCGATGTCGGAGGCCTTGCCCTGGATGGAGCTCCACCAGGGAGACGTCTGGTACGACGTCCAGTGGAAGCCCTGGAGCATCACGTCGCCGCTGTTGCCATCCAGCGGCCCCGCGAAGGCGGCGAACGGCGCCAGCACCAGGGACAGGGGAAGGACCGCACGAAACACGTTCTTCTGGAGCACTCGGTTCTCCGGGGTAGGGAGGGAAAGCGGGGAGGCGCTTTACTGCTCGTTTGCTGAGCAAGCGAGAGGCTCGGATATTAACGTCCGCGAAAGGACGGTCCCATCACAGCCCCATCGAAATCTTTTGGGATTGAAAAGGGTGGGGAGCGCGGCGCGTGGGGGTTAGGATGAGGGCCATGGCCGAACAGTCCCCTCCCTATTGGGTCCTCATCTCGGTCCTGTTCAGCTCGCAGCCGTTGTCGCCCGGGTTGGCCATGACGCTGCACCAGGCGGCGTACGACCTCTATCGGCGTGGCGACTCGGTGCAGCCCGTGGCGGGAGACCTGCTCACCGGCAAGGTGCACAACCTGCGCAAGGACGTGCAGATGGGCGCCATCGCGGGCCCCGCCTTCGAGGCGGAGAT
This is a stretch of genomic DNA from Archangium violaceum. It encodes these proteins:
- a CDS encoding zinc ribbon domain-containing protein, whose translation is MAMIQFTRNYTDRSNDSGFQFEFHCDKCGNGHMSTFITNKVGLAASFLRAAGSIFGGAVSRAAYAGDHVKDALRGSAWDDAFSEAVTEAKTHFQHCTRCGKWVCPEACWNESRGLCEACAPNMEEEAAHIQARVSVEQAWDKARKVDQVEGLDMKAQQAVVACPHCRARTKGGKFCAECGKPLVAKAVHCTQCGTELAAKARFCAECGTPRGG
- a CDS encoding glucan 1,4-alpha-maltotetraohydrolase domain-containing protein — its product is MLQKNVFRAVLPLSLVLAPFAAFAGPLDGNSGDVMLQGFHWTSYQTSPWWSSIQGKASDIGASGFTMVWLPPSSDAASNEGYLPRQLYVQNSKYGTEAQLKSAIGALHTYGVKAIADIVINHRVGTTNWADFTNPTWGSWSVTRGDEWTGATGNTDTGDGYSAARDLDHTHATVQSDLKGWMNWLKSSIGYDGWRYDYVKGYAGSYVGAYNSATVPYFSVGELWTDLNLGNPDAHRQLLMNWIDATGGKSAVFDFTTKGILQQAVQYNEFWRLKDSAGKPSGAIGWWAAKSVTFIDNHDTGPSYPSSGQNHWPFPSDKVMQGYAYILTHPGIPCVYWVHFYDWGNSAQIKKLMSIRKSKGITSTSAVSIQVADTSKYAAIITGNSGSVAMKIGPGDWSPGTGWTLATSGTNYAVWTK